The genomic region GTGCGTGGGGACTACGTCTGCCACGTACTCCGGCCAGTGGCGCACACCGGGCCATCCCCACGTGCGTGGGGACTACAGGGCCTTCAGCCGCAACGGCTTTGGGGGCACCGGGCCATCCCCACGTGCGTGGGGACTACTAGCGGGCGGAGAGGGGCAGAAACCTCGCAACCGGGCCATCCCCACGTGCGTGGGGACTACTCGTGGTCCAGTCTCTGGCTTCAGACATCATCCGGGCCATCCCCACGTGCGTGGGGACTACTTTCCAGCGGCGAGGGCTGAGGCGGCCCCGGCGGGCCATCCCCACGTGCGTGGGGACTACTAACAATACCCGCTGAGCTTCGGGCTAGTGAGTCGGGCCATCCCCACGTGCGTGGGGACTACACATGACCCAGACAGCAAAAACGCCCGCTGACCCCCCTCTATGTCTTTTAAATGCAAAAAGTCTAGGGAGTGTTAGGTGATGAAAGGGGGTTTTCCCCATGGAGGGCCTCGGAGGTTTGGGTTTTCAAGTTCCCCTCCCGGTACCTGACCAAGACTTCCCCATGGAACATCCCGCCTACCGGGCAGCCTCAGTATACAGCAACCGGGTTACAATGTCTCCAGGATGGACCCCTTGCCCAAGGCAGAGCGCCTCTTGTCCATGGTGGAACGCCTGAAGCTAAGGCCCCACCGTGTGGCCGAGCTAAGCCAGTATTACGGCGTCAGCCAACGCACAGTAGAGCGGGACCTCGAGGCCCTGGCCCAGTTCGGCTTCCCCATTGAACGCATGGGGCGCGGCCTTTACCGCATAGCCGATCGCCAACCCACCCTTCATCCCATAGAAGCCCTTGCGCTTTTTGCCGCTGGGCGGCTTCTTTATCACCAGGCCCCCACCCGGCAATACGAAAGCGCCTTGGAAAAGTTGGCCAGAATGTTGCCCGAGCCCCTGCGGACCCTTTTGCTGAAAAGTACCAGCGGCTTGAAGGAGCGGCAGGGGGACTCGCGCACCCTCGAGATGGTGGCACGGGCCCTGTTGGAGCGTCGGGTTCTGGCGTTTGAGTATCGCTCGGGCGGCTCAAAGAACTGGCGGCCCAAGGAGGTCCTGGTCTACTTCCTCGAGGCCAACCGCACCAACCTGGGCCTCTACGCCATCGGGTACGAGCGCACGTACCACCGCCAGGTCCTAACCTTCAAGCTTTCCCGTATGCGCAACACCCGGCTCCTGGAAGAAACCTACGAGCTCCCAGAGGACTTTGACCCAAACGCCTACTTCCGCCAGGCCTGGGGAGTGGTGGGGGCCCGTGAGGACCTGGTGGAGATCCAGCTACGCTTCACGCCGGAGGCCGCCTGGCGGGTCCTCGAGGGGGACTACCCTGGCTTGGAGGTATACAGACGCCTCCCCGACGGAAGCCTCCTCGCCAGGCTTAAGGCGGTTCCCTTTAAGAATGGGGTGCCTTGGGAAGTCCTTTCCTGGATCCAAAGCTTCGGCCCCAGGGTGGAGGTGCTGGCCCCCCCTGAGCTCCGTAGCCTGTGGTTGGAGGAGGTCCGGCAGATTTTGGCAAAAGCGTCAACGGGTGTCGGCGCGCAAGGATAACATGGACCTATGGATATCGCGGTAGCAGCTCTAAACCTTTGGGCCAAGAGCGGGGATCCGTTTCATCCATTGCTTGCCCACATGCTGGACACGGCGGCGGTGGCCTGGGCCATCCTGGAAAGGGAGCCCGGCCGTACCCGGAAGCTTTACGCCGCAGACTGGGAGTTGGGGGAAGAGGAGGCCTTGCGTTGGGTGGCTTTCCTGGCGGGGCTTCATGATCTGGGCAAGGCTAGCCCGGTTTTCCAGGCTGCCTGGGAGGAAGGCGCCCAGCGG from Thermus neutrinimicus harbors:
- a CDS encoding helix-turn-helix transcriptional regulator translates to MDPLPKAERLLSMVERLKLRPHRVAELSQYYGVSQRTVERDLEALAQFGFPIERMGRGLYRIADRQPTLHPIEALALFAAGRLLYHQAPTRQYESALEKLARMLPEPLRTLLLKSTSGLKERQGDSRTLEMVARALLERRVLAFEYRSGGSKNWRPKEVLVYFLEANRTNLGLYAIGYERTYHRQVLTFKLSRMRNTRLLEETYELPEDFDPNAYFRQAWGVVGAREDLVEIQLRFTPEAAWRVLEGDYPGLEVYRRLPDGSLLARLKAVPFKNGVPWEVLSWIQSFGPRVEVLAPPELRSLWLEEVRQILAKASTGVGAQG